A DNA window from Candidatus Protochlamydia naegleriophila contains the following coding sequences:
- a CDS encoding protein arginine kinase, protein MNNPNPSHYPLLCNQNPWNGNENNIWLGSSVTLLRNLEKFKFPGKLATDKRKQIIALISRDLLGSDQLKGPKLFKGEEMSPVAKEFLVEHFMTSESFHQAQAGEAFVLDETGEFLAVLNLRDHLMLQSIDMREELESAWERLFKIETSLTKSVNFAFSSKFGFLTSDPTQCGTGLIVHIFLHLPGLIYTDRLDEILQKNKDEGIEQTGLQGDPNEIIGDVVAFHNSYTLGLTEENILSSLRTLATKLMMEEQSVRTLLKQEHDAEISDLKDKVSRAYAILLHSYQIEAIEALQALSLVKLGLELGWLSGVMQKTLNEMFFNVRRAHLLCRQDQKIAQEDLPHKRAEFIHQTLKGITLLI, encoded by the coding sequence ATGAACAACCCAAATCCTAGCCACTATCCTTTGCTGTGCAATCAGAATCCTTGGAACGGTAATGAGAACAATATTTGGCTTGGTTCTTCGGTCACTTTGCTGCGCAATTTAGAGAAATTCAAATTTCCTGGTAAGTTGGCGACAGATAAGCGCAAGCAGATTATCGCCTTGATCTCTCGCGATCTTTTGGGGAGCGATCAGTTAAAAGGTCCCAAGCTCTTTAAGGGTGAAGAAATGTCGCCAGTCGCCAAAGAATTTCTGGTCGAACACTTCATGACAAGCGAAAGCTTCCATCAGGCGCAAGCAGGGGAGGCATTTGTATTGGATGAAACGGGCGAATTTTTAGCTGTATTGAATCTGCGCGACCATCTCATGCTTCAATCGATTGATATGCGCGAGGAATTGGAGTCGGCTTGGGAGCGCCTTTTTAAGATCGAAACAAGCCTGACTAAATCAGTCAATTTTGCCTTTTCTTCTAAATTCGGTTTCTTGACATCTGATCCAACGCAATGCGGAACGGGATTGATCGTCCACATCTTCCTGCACCTGCCTGGTTTGATTTACACTGATCGCTTAGACGAAATTCTGCAAAAAAATAAAGATGAGGGAATCGAGCAAACAGGCCTGCAAGGTGATCCGAATGAAATTATTGGAGATGTTGTTGCTTTTCATAACAGCTACACGTTGGGTTTGACAGAAGAAAATATTCTTTCTTCTTTGCGTACGTTAGCAACTAAACTGATGATGGAAGAACAAAGCGTCCGCACGCTTCTCAAGCAGGAGCACGACGCAGAAATTTCCGATTTGAAAGATAAGGTCAGCCGGGCTTATGCCATTTTGTTGCATTCCTATCAAATTGAGGCAATTGAGGCTTTACAAGCTCTAAGCCTTGTCAAGCTAGGTCTTGAGCTTGGATGGTTAAGTGGAGTCATGCAGAAGACGCTGAACGAAATGTTTTTCAACGTCCGCCGCGCTCACTTGCTGTGCCGCCAGGATCAAAAAATTGCGCAAGAAGACCTTCCTCATAAACGGGCTGAATTTATTCACCAGACTTTAAAAGGAATCACATTGCTGATCTAA
- a CDS encoding UvrB/UvrC motif-containing protein, producing MVEKKPDKHSPDRPLECGECKKPVAVRYTEIVGDSMIHTSMCADCPELQRRLHGTVPKEQIQSQVGAGLECGNCGTTLEEVKRGHRLGCPECYNIFGDILLMEIQAANSLAPRLVSIKKSSPIHIGRAPGESLAINPSSRLLALNEALKETLKREDYEQAAWLRDQIRALTENDDQLKPENGGADEQPKS from the coding sequence ATGGTCGAAAAGAAGCCCGATAAGCATTCGCCTGATAGACCCCTCGAATGTGGGGAATGCAAAAAACCCGTCGCCGTTCGCTATACAGAAATTGTTGGGGATAGCATGATTCATACAAGTATGTGTGCCGATTGCCCTGAGTTGCAAAGAAGATTGCACGGTACGGTTCCAAAGGAGCAGATACAAAGTCAGGTTGGAGCGGGGCTGGAGTGTGGCAATTGCGGAACGACATTAGAAGAGGTTAAAAGAGGCCATCGTTTGGGGTGCCCTGAATGTTATAATATATTCGGAGATATATTGTTGATGGAAATTCAGGCTGCCAACAGCCTTGCACCCCGCCTGGTTTCTATCAAAAAATCTTCCCCCATTCATATTGGGCGCGCACCAGGCGAAAGCCTGGCCATCAATCCCTCTTCCCGCTTACTGGCTCTTAATGAAGCGCTAAAAGAGACTCTTAAGCGTGAAGATTACGAACAGGCGGCTTGGCTGAGGGATCAAATTCGTGCTTTAACGGAAAACGATGATCAATTAAAGCCTGAAAATGGGGGAGCGGATGAACAACCCAAATCCTAG
- the frr gene encoding ribosome recycling factor, translated as MSILDQTRAKMLAAIEHLKNDLKNIRTGRANPGIVEHVMVEVYGSPMRLKDIASISAPEARQLLITPFDPQNANTVGKAIEKANLGLMPIVDGHAIRIKIPPMTEEIRKKMAKICHEEKEKTKVSIRNIRRDSNELARKQKADGDIAEDAMKKLEKSIQELTDKFCKEADELAEKKEKEISTI; from the coding sequence ATGAGTATTCTTGATCAGACGAGAGCAAAAATGCTTGCAGCCATTGAACATTTAAAAAACGATTTGAAGAATATCAGAACAGGGCGTGCCAATCCAGGGATTGTAGAGCATGTGATGGTTGAAGTGTATGGCAGTCCTATGCGATTAAAGGATATCGCTTCTATTTCAGCTCCAGAGGCGCGCCAGCTTTTAATTACCCCATTTGACCCGCAGAATGCGAATACGGTTGGAAAAGCGATCGAAAAAGCTAATTTAGGGCTCATGCCAATCGTCGACGGACATGCAATTCGGATTAAAATTCCACCAATGACCGAAGAAATTCGTAAGAAAATGGCAAAAATCTGCCACGAAGAAAAAGAAAAAACGAAGGTCAGCATTCGCAATATTCGCCGCGATTCTAACGAATTGGCGCGCAAGCAAAAAGCCGATGGAGACATAGCTGAGGACGCGATGAAGAAGCTTGAAAAAAGCATCCAAGAATTGACAGATAAATTTTGTAAAGAAGCAGACGAACTAGCAGAAAAAAAAGAAAAAGAAATTTCCACGATTTAG
- the pyrH gene encoding UMP kinase has protein sequence MDKGVAVKRILLKLSGETLMGDQGFGINQEACQQVAHYLHKIHGMGLQVAVVIGGGNIFRGINLRATGLPRTSADHMGMLATLLNGIALQQALMAAGAKACVMSALECPKVAESYNWGKALQYLEEGTILIFVGGTGNPYFTTDTAAALRASEIHADILFKATKVDGIYSRDPLKHSDAVKYDRISYSQVLAEKLQVMDATAIALCRSNQIPIFVFNMRRLLENDLEPVLKDFSHGTLVDDYENKISGT, from the coding sequence ATGGATAAGGGTGTGGCCGTTAAGCGCATATTGTTGAAGTTGTCTGGAGAAACGCTCATGGGGGATCAGGGCTTTGGTATTAATCAGGAGGCGTGCCAGCAAGTTGCGCATTATCTCCATAAGATTCATGGCATGGGCCTACAAGTAGCAGTCGTGATCGGAGGCGGAAATATTTTTCGAGGGATCAATCTTCGCGCGACTGGTTTGCCTCGCACTTCTGCCGATCATATGGGTATGCTAGCAACGCTATTGAATGGCATTGCGCTTCAGCAGGCTTTAATGGCCGCAGGAGCTAAGGCTTGCGTCATGAGTGCCTTGGAGTGTCCAAAAGTTGCTGAGTCGTATAATTGGGGTAAGGCTTTGCAATATTTGGAGGAAGGAACCATTTTAATTTTTGTTGGTGGAACGGGAAATCCCTATTTTACAACAGACACAGCGGCTGCCTTGCGAGCGAGTGAAATTCATGCAGACATACTTTTCAAGGCTACTAAGGTGGATGGTATTTACAGTCGGGATCCTTTGAAGCACTCTGATGCTGTTAAATATGATCGCATTTCCTATTCCCAGGTGCTTGCAGAAAAATTACAAGTCATGGATGCTACTGCCATTGCCTTGTGCAGAAGCAATCAAATTCCAATTTTTGTTTTTAATATGCGTCGTTTATTGGAGAACGATCTCGAGCCTGTTTTAAAAGACTTCAGTCACGGAACGCTGGTGGACGATTACGAGAACAAAATAAGCGGAACTTAA
- the tsf gene encoding translation elongation factor Ts translates to MAAITPAMIKELRERTGVGMAKCKEALDEANGDMELAIANLRKAGMASAVKKEGRETKEGMIGSAESGNTVAVVEVNAETDFVVKNDRFKEFLENIAQEVATTNPPSLDAFLQQKYSKEPSLTVDQYRATVVQAIGENIQIKRILTLQKTPERSFGIYSHLGGKIVTVVEITGSNQEGALAKDIAMHTAAAAPEYLSPEKVPQEIIANERDIAKGQIQGKPANIVEKIVEGKINAFYDANCLVCQKYIRDDSLSITDLVNQRSKQAGKELTVTHFIRWNVGQ, encoded by the coding sequence ATGGCAGCTATTACTCCTGCAATGATTAAAGAACTACGCGAGCGTACTGGCGTAGGAATGGCAAAATGTAAAGAGGCCTTAGACGAAGCTAATGGCGATATGGAATTGGCCATTGCTAACTTGCGCAAAGCAGGGATGGCGTCTGCTGTGAAGAAAGAAGGTCGTGAAACCAAGGAAGGAATGATTGGATCAGCCGAAAGCGGCAATACAGTCGCCGTTGTCGAAGTTAACGCTGAGACAGACTTCGTTGTGAAGAACGATCGCTTTAAAGAATTTTTAGAGAATATTGCTCAAGAAGTTGCGACAACGAATCCTCCGTCTCTCGATGCTTTCTTGCAGCAAAAATACTCTAAAGAGCCTTCTTTAACTGTTGATCAATACCGTGCGACAGTTGTCCAGGCAATTGGAGAGAACATCCAGATTAAGCGCATTTTGACTCTGCAAAAGACTCCAGAGCGCTCTTTTGGTATCTACTCGCACCTCGGTGGTAAGATTGTAACAGTGGTGGAAATCACAGGCAGCAATCAGGAAGGAGCGTTAGCGAAAGACATCGCGATGCATACAGCTGCTGCAGCGCCTGAGTATTTGTCGCCAGAAAAAGTACCTCAAGAAATTATTGCCAATGAAAGAGACATTGCAAAAGGTCAAATTCAAGGCAAGCCTGCTAATATTGTTGAAAAGATTGTCGAAGGCAAGATTAATGCGTTCTACGATGCAAATTGCTTGGTCTGCCAAAAGTATATCAGAGATGATAGCTTGAGCATTACAGACCTCGTCAATCAGCGCAGCAAGCAAGCTGGTAAAGAATTGACAGTGACTCATTTCATTCGTTGGAATGTTGGCCAATAG
- the rpsB gene encoding 30S ribosomal protein S2, which produces MAQNKPLPITIKDLLEAGAHFGHQTSRWNPKMKRFIFEERNGLYIIDLAKTLQQIRNAVDVVRDVVAKHKSILFVGTKKQAKAVLRELAEMCGEFYVCERWLGGMLTNLSTIRQSIKKLERIEKRISTGGEGLTKKEVSLLSKDQIKLDKNLSGVRGMRKPPGLVIVVDPSKEHLAVAEANKLGIPVMGLVDTNCNPDPIEHVIACNDDALKSIKLILETLAKAIIDKKNDIKVYASKEDLAGDEEEETSSKYRAEDFQEAKNSKGE; this is translated from the coding sequence TTGGCGCAGAATAAACCTCTTCCAATTACTATTAAAGATTTGCTAGAAGCCGGTGCACATTTTGGTCACCAAACTAGCCGTTGGAATCCGAAAATGAAGCGTTTCATTTTCGAAGAACGTAATGGTCTTTACATTATTGACCTCGCGAAAACTCTACAACAAATCCGCAATGCTGTGGATGTTGTTAGAGACGTTGTTGCTAAACATAAATCTATTCTCTTCGTCGGAACAAAAAAACAAGCGAAAGCTGTTTTGCGTGAATTAGCCGAGATGTGCGGAGAATTTTATGTATGCGAGCGCTGGTTGGGTGGTATGCTGACTAACTTATCAACGATTCGTCAGTCTATTAAAAAACTAGAACGCATCGAAAAGCGTATTTCGACTGGTGGCGAAGGTCTAACAAAGAAAGAAGTGTCTTTGTTATCTAAAGATCAAATTAAATTAGACAAAAACTTGTCTGGTGTCCGCGGTATGCGTAAGCCTCCTGGATTGGTCATTGTTGTCGATCCAAGCAAAGAGCACTTAGCTGTTGCAGAAGCCAACAAATTGGGCATTCCTGTGATGGGCTTAGTCGATACAAACTGCAATCCAGATCCAATCGAGCACGTTATTGCTTGTAACGACGACGCCTTGAAGAGCATTAAACTTATCCTTGAAACGCTAGCTAAAGCAATCATTGATAAGAAAAATGACATTAAAGTTTATGCAAGCAAGGAAGATCTAGCTGGCGACGAAGAAGAAGAAACATCTTCTAAATATCGTGCAGAAGATTTCCAAGAAGCAAAAAACAGTAAGGGGGAATAA
- a CDS encoding glycosyltransferase family 92 protein, with protein MSIQKASRWFIALYLIIFSFTEVQALAQPKQQEITPPSAYANFGTSRQRVPFHYQWDLAACLIFQNEADYLKEWIEFHKLLGVQHFYLLNHLSTDHYLSVLTPYIDAGIVELIDWPYAPKTLQEWDAIQCHAYTHVIQLAKSKVKWLAILDSDEFLFPTQGDSLIDYLSAYEEFDKVGGVKVNWVVFGTSWVKKIPNDKLLIETLVLSSGAAAEHVKSIVRPERVAYCVSPHYVHYHSPFHHVNASSKMLSIDVDQIRINHYWSRDEYFLYQHKIPRRIQWGTPKEVCELWGQAANNIYDPSILRFVPNLRQRMGLDP; from the coding sequence ATGAGCATTCAAAAAGCTTCACGCTGGTTTATTGCACTCTATTTGATCATTTTCAGCTTCACAGAAGTCCAAGCTCTTGCACAGCCTAAACAGCAAGAGATAACTCCTCCTTCCGCCTACGCAAACTTTGGCACCTCAAGGCAAAGGGTACCTTTCCACTATCAATGGGACTTGGCAGCTTGTTTGATTTTTCAAAATGAGGCTGACTATTTGAAGGAGTGGATTGAATTCCACAAATTATTGGGAGTGCAGCACTTCTATTTGCTCAACCATCTGAGTACCGATCACTACCTCTCTGTATTAACCCCCTATATTGATGCAGGCATAGTTGAGCTGATAGACTGGCCCTATGCACCCAAAACCCTACAAGAATGGGATGCCATTCAATGCCATGCCTATACACATGTCATTCAATTAGCTAAATCAAAAGTCAAATGGCTGGCCATCTTGGACTCGGATGAATTCTTATTCCCTACTCAAGGCGACAGCCTAATTGATTACTTGTCTGCTTACGAAGAATTTGACAAAGTAGGTGGAGTGAAGGTGAATTGGGTCGTTTTTGGAACCTCCTGGGTCAAGAAAATCCCAAATGATAAACTCCTTATCGAGACGCTAGTCCTTTCTTCTGGCGCCGCTGCAGAACATGTCAAAAGCATTGTCAGACCAGAGCGCGTAGCCTACTGTGTGAGCCCACACTATGTGCACTATCACTCTCCTTTTCATCATGTAAACGCATCGTCAAAAATGCTTTCCATCGATGTCGATCAAATCCGCATTAATCATTATTGGTCGCGCGACGAATATTTTCTCTACCAGCATAAAATTCCAAGACGCATTCAATGGGGCACTCCCAAAGAAGTATGCGAATTATGGGGCCAAGCAGCCAATAATATCTATGACCCATCCATTTTACGTTTTGTACCAAATCTAAGACAGAGAATGGGACTCGATCCTTAA
- a CDS encoding penicillin-binding transpeptidase domain-containing protein gives MSRSRRKRIDFQHHDIPTKANRILHCILVAMILIIIRVWNLAVIQYDQKVEESRRPQRKAVIEPATRATIRDRFNLPLAINRMHYQATILYSQLKDIPSIEWKKNADGQRVKIFKRKTYIHDLSQLLAKELNLDAERIEDLIYAKASYYAQVPFVIKDEITEAEFYRLKMLEKDWPGIHTRILPKRYYPRGRTAADIIGYMGAINRQEYEKILHEIKALEVFIREREEGIDSEFPPGMQSTAQARKRLKDLEEKAYTIHDYIGKTGVEGVYEEQLRGFYGKKNFYSDSRGNFLWELPGSRAPLSGHRILLTISAELQEYAEQLLAQNEDLRVVRKSGLGAVKKTILAQKQPWIKGGSIIAMNPYSGDILALASYPRFDPNDFISSGQPEEQKQKKGRINRWFENEVYLADVWNQQQPLERERYDHLTQSFYDEKRPLTWQAYLDFILPKESALRITMGRINTLGRMVALQRSVEALRLLYPDWNLYHLFNFIYAGEEHEPFKPITKAAERQKMLAAFLVHQDEVEAIKEEMDPYFETLPHNYDKVLLVDLCRVAVDGERFNDELLQEVASYQIDDYRDLTGGIVKLTATVKEMTKELFHDIDFKRWRQEEEKAFLKQKRLEEKAAKTYPKPYLDYFDQHESKLFQAFWERHRWDFLEAFLTGKAENLNKEDERLVPYFEYFSRWHEELKEGAHQALDWRANFDAFQKTIERLPSHLLVDYLKTLRPYQELNRPLFGHYRYLRNHQKALEKDLAVAFYPAYGFGYARSHGYRQATIQGSLFKLVTAYAAMIQRLQKLDRKVATFSDLNPLTIVDEIFHIGNTRYVGYTEDGKPIPQLYKGGRLPRSLAHRNSGKVDLIRALEVSSNPYFSLLAGEHLGHPDDLADAARMFSFGNRTGIDLPAEIAGKVPSDLETNRTGLYAMAIGQHTLIVTPLQTAVMLSAIANGGKILKPKIVNLTAGRQPLRGDDQIPCPPIFAYQNSLSLVGLDFPIFTAISSQSQESLVKTMPTETRKEIYMPEMVRQMLLKGLRASAHKTYQENLSSLTRLYKQHPEAIRQFTEMKDQLLGKTSTSESVENIDLDLDEGTNIYTHVWFGSIACNQGKDDKNKNVFIFKDEFGQPELVIVVYLRYGGYGKEAAPLAAQMIKKWRELKQKYQKSS, from the coding sequence ATGTCACGTTCGCGCCGTAAACGGATCGACTTTCAACACCACGACATCCCGACAAAGGCGAATCGCATTCTTCATTGCATTCTTGTTGCTATGATTCTCATCATCATTCGGGTGTGGAATCTGGCTGTCATTCAGTATGATCAAAAGGTTGAAGAATCTCGCCGCCCGCAGCGCAAAGCTGTCATTGAACCAGCGACCCGTGCAACCATTCGTGATCGTTTTAACCTGCCTCTTGCGATTAATCGCATGCATTATCAGGCTACGATTCTTTATTCCCAGTTGAAAGATATCCCCTCGATTGAATGGAAAAAGAATGCCGACGGGCAGCGCGTTAAAATTTTTAAGCGCAAGACCTATATTCATGATCTATCGCAGCTATTAGCAAAAGAATTGAATTTAGATGCCGAGCGCATAGAAGACCTCATTTATGCCAAGGCCTCCTACTATGCGCAGGTCCCTTTTGTCATCAAGGATGAAATTACCGAGGCTGAATTTTATCGCCTCAAGATGCTAGAGAAAGACTGGCCGGGCATTCATACCCGTATCTTGCCGAAGCGCTACTATCCAAGAGGCAGAACAGCTGCTGACATCATTGGCTATATGGGAGCCATTAATAGGCAAGAATACGAAAAAATTTTGCATGAGATCAAAGCGCTCGAGGTATTTATTCGCGAGCGAGAAGAGGGCATAGACAGCGAATTTCCACCCGGCATGCAAAGTACTGCTCAGGCGCGTAAAAGGCTCAAGGACCTGGAAGAAAAAGCGTATACCATTCATGATTATATCGGTAAAACTGGTGTCGAAGGGGTCTATGAGGAGCAATTACGCGGATTTTACGGCAAGAAAAATTTTTACTCGGATTCAAGAGGGAATTTCCTTTGGGAGTTGCCTGGATCGCGCGCACCACTATCTGGCCACCGCATTCTCCTGACTATTTCAGCCGAATTGCAAGAATATGCTGAACAATTACTCGCTCAAAACGAAGATTTGCGCGTTGTGCGCAAATCGGGACTTGGAGCCGTCAAAAAGACCATTTTGGCTCAGAAGCAGCCTTGGATCAAGGGTGGATCGATCATTGCCATGAATCCCTATTCGGGCGATATTTTAGCCCTGGCTTCGTATCCCCGTTTTGATCCCAATGATTTTATCAGTTCGGGACAGCCAGAAGAACAAAAGCAAAAAAAGGGGCGCATCAACCGATGGTTTGAAAATGAGGTCTATTTGGCAGATGTGTGGAACCAACAGCAGCCTTTAGAAAGAGAGCGCTACGACCACCTGACCCAAAGTTTTTACGATGAGAAGCGCCCCCTGACTTGGCAAGCCTATCTTGACTTTATCCTTCCGAAGGAAAGTGCCCTTCGAATAACGATGGGCCGTATCAATACCTTGGGGCGGATGGTTGCCTTACAGCGCTCTGTTGAAGCTCTTCGCTTGCTCTATCCGGATTGGAATCTCTATCATCTGTTTAATTTTATCTATGCAGGCGAAGAACATGAGCCCTTTAAGCCCATCACAAAGGCAGCAGAAAGGCAAAAAATGCTGGCCGCTTTTCTTGTTCATCAAGATGAAGTAGAAGCCATTAAAGAGGAGATGGATCCTTATTTTGAAACTCTCCCACATAACTACGATAAAGTCCTGCTCGTCGATTTATGCCGCGTTGCAGTCGATGGTGAACGCTTTAATGACGAGTTATTGCAAGAGGTTGCTTCCTATCAGATCGATGATTATCGTGACTTGACTGGTGGCATTGTTAAATTGACTGCGACTGTCAAAGAAATGACGAAAGAGCTTTTTCACGACATTGATTTTAAGCGATGGCGCCAGGAAGAAGAAAAAGCATTCTTAAAGCAGAAGCGTTTGGAGGAAAAAGCGGCGAAGACTTATCCAAAACCCTACTTGGATTATTTCGATCAGCATGAGAGTAAGCTGTTCCAGGCGTTTTGGGAACGGCATCGATGGGACTTTCTGGAGGCTTTTTTAACAGGAAAAGCGGAGAATTTGAATAAAGAAGATGAGCGGCTCGTTCCTTATTTCGAATACTTTAGCCGTTGGCATGAGGAATTGAAAGAAGGAGCTCATCAGGCGTTAGATTGGAGAGCTAATTTCGACGCTTTCCAAAAGACCATTGAACGGCTGCCTTCTCATTTGCTAGTTGACTATTTAAAGACTCTAAGGCCTTATCAAGAGCTTAATCGCCCTCTTTTTGGGCATTACCGCTATTTGAGGAATCATCAGAAAGCTTTGGAAAAAGATTTGGCTGTGGCTTTTTATCCGGCCTACGGATTTGGCTATGCCCGCTCCCACGGCTATCGGCAGGCGACAATTCAAGGTTCTTTATTTAAGCTAGTTACTGCTTACGCAGCCATGATTCAGCGCTTGCAAAAGCTCGATCGGAAAGTGGCCACCTTCAGCGATCTCAATCCGCTGACGATAGTCGACGAGATTTTCCACATCGGGAACACCCGCTATGTCGGCTACACTGAAGATGGCAAGCCTATTCCTCAGCTCTATAAGGGAGGGCGTCTGCCGCGCAGCTTGGCACACCGCAATAGCGGAAAAGTTGATCTAATTCGTGCCTTGGAGGTGTCGAGCAACCCTTACTTTTCATTGCTGGCGGGTGAGCATTTAGGGCATCCAGACGACCTGGCCGATGCTGCACGAATGTTTTCGTTTGGGAATCGGACAGGAATTGACTTGCCGGCTGAAATTGCGGGTAAGGTACCAAGCGATTTGGAGACTAACCGAACAGGGCTTTATGCCATGGCAATCGGACAGCACACGCTTATCGTCACTCCTTTACAAACGGCAGTTATGCTATCGGCGATCGCCAACGGCGGCAAGATTTTGAAGCCCAAGATCGTCAATCTAACAGCTGGCAGGCAGCCATTGCGAGGCGATGATCAAATTCCCTGTCCTCCGATTTTTGCCTATCAAAATAGCTTGTCTTTAGTTGGACTGGATTTTCCTATTTTCACTGCCATTTCCAGCCAAAGCCAGGAAAGCTTAGTCAAGACAATGCCAACAGAAACGAGAAAAGAAATCTACATGCCAGAGATGGTTCGTCAAATGCTATTAAAGGGATTGCGCGCGTCGGCACACAAAACATATCAGGAAAATCTTTCCAGTTTAACCAGACTTTATAAGCAGCACCCGGAAGCCATTCGCCAGTTCACAGAAATGAAGGATCAGTTGTTGGGTAAAACAAGCACATCTGAGTCGGTAGAGAATATAGATTTAGATTTGGATGAGGGGACAAATATCTATACACACGTTTGGTTTGGCAGTATTGCTTGCAATCAGGGAAAAGACGATAAAAATAAAAACGTTTTCATCTTTAAGGACGAATTTGGGCAGCCCGAACTGGTCATTGTCGTTTATTTGCGCTATGGGGGTTATGGAAAGGAGGCCGCTCCCTTGGCTGCCCAGATGATCAAAAAGTGGCGAGAGCTTAAGCAGAAATATCAGAAGAGCTCTTGA
- a CDS encoding NTP transferase domain-containing protein, with product MVKSRISYRGEVFMKVVILAAGIGSRLDGSHDHIPKALTRLANHKSILQYQLDALACHLSLNQVIVVVGYHKEQIMAAFPDLMYVFNPLYAQENTAKSLLRAFKKIEEDVLWLNGDVVFHPSILKPLLDADRTAMIVNRTGVGEEEVKYRTDGKERILEVSKQVKLGEGEALGINFFKKEDLSLLKENLERCQPKDYFEKGIEQGIQQGQIVWTSLIDAKECAEIDFPEDLVRANQLLEQWQLI from the coding sequence ATGGTTAAGTCTAGAATCTCCTACCGTGGGGAAGTCTTTATGAAGGTCGTCATTTTAGCTGCGGGTATTGGAAGCCGTCTTGACGGCTCTCATGATCATATTCCAAAAGCTTTGACACGCTTGGCCAATCATAAGTCCATTTTGCAGTATCAACTCGATGCCTTAGCCTGCCATCTTTCATTAAATCAGGTCATCGTGGTCGTTGGCTATCACAAAGAACAGATCATGGCGGCCTTTCCCGATCTCATGTATGTATTCAATCCCCTCTATGCACAGGAAAATACGGCTAAAAGTCTTTTGAGAGCGTTTAAAAAAATTGAAGAAGATGTTTTATGGCTTAATGGCGATGTTGTTTTTCACCCCTCGATTTTAAAGCCATTGCTAGATGCTGATCGAACGGCTATGATTGTCAATCGCACGGGTGTTGGCGAAGAAGAGGTAAAGTACCGAACAGATGGTAAAGAAAGGATCTTAGAAGTTTCTAAGCAAGTTAAGCTGGGAGAAGGCGAAGCTTTGGGAATTAATTTTTTCAAAAAAGAAGATTTGTCTTTGTTGAAAGAAAACCTTGAGCGATGCCAGCCCAAAGATTACTTTGAAAAAGGAATCGAGCAAGGCATTCAACAAGGCCAGATCGTCTGGACTTCTCTGATCGATGCAAAAGAATGCGCAGAGATTGATTTTCCAGAAGATTTAGTGCGTGCAAACCAATTGCTTGAACAGTGGCAATTGATTTAA